From the Desulfovibrio inopinatus DSM 10711 genome, the window AAGCTGATTGCTCAAAAGCTCTCTCGCTCATTCAAGGAATAAACGCTTTATTTCTTATTGCGGACAAGGGATACGACACGCAAAAAATTGTTGATGAAGCATTAAGAAGAAATATGACACCTGTTATTCCTCCGAGGAGAAACCGTAAAGAACAGCGAAAGTATGATAAGTATATTTATAAGTTACGTCATCTTGTTGAAAACGCATTTTTATACATCAAGCAATGGAGAGGGATAGCTACACGTTACGCAAAAATGACAACTTCATTTCTCGCGGCTGTTCAGATTCGCTGTCTCTTTTGGTGGCTAACAATCTCGTGACGACACTGCCTAAGTCAGCGCCGGTTTGCAATTCAGACTCTGCAAGATGCAAGTGCTTCTGATGGCGTTCTTGATGTGGCTAACGATCATGGCAGACGCTTTACCGTCTGCCCTTATTGTCAATCCACGGATATTTGGCGCTAGGGGTTCAAGGCAGCAAAGCCAAAAAACGTGGACTCTCCAAAGAGCAAATTCCTGTCCTGGTCGTCGAGGACGGACGCGGAAACCACTTTGATCAAGTGCTTGAAAGCGTAGACCAATCTACCATTGGCGTCATTTTGCCGCAGCTGCTTTCCGATGAAAGCCTGCTATGCACAGATGGTGCTCATGTCTACAGTTCGGTCGCGAAAGATTACAAAATTCCGCATGAGTCAGTGCGTTTCGCCAAGCACGGCTATGTCAAAGAGCGGGTTTTTCATGTCCAGCATGTCAACACCTACGACAGCCGACTCAAGACCTGGATGACACGATTTAAGGGCGTTGCAACCAAACTTACCCAACTACCTTGGCTTGGAGACGAATGCTTGAGCGAATTGGAGACCAGTTGTCTCCAATCCGGATCTTCACAATGGCTCTGGGGTAAATTCAACACAAATAGGGGACAGATCCTTGTCAAAATACATTGTTGATTGCTAAGTCTCCTTTCCGCCGCTTTTCGGCATTCTATATCACTAAGACTTAACTCTCGCATTACTCTCAAATTTAAGAATTGGATTTCAGAAGTGTTTTGGATACAGTCGATTCTCGTAGAGAAAAGGTCTTGCGAGGTGCTTCTTTCTATGCAACGGGGCCATCCATAGTGATCTCCCAAAAACTTGCCTCTTATATTCAATTCCAGCACCACGCCATGGAGCAATAGCATGCGAGACAAAGACAAAAGCAAGCAAGAACTCATCACGGAGTTATGTGCAGCTCGGGAAGAAATTGCAAAACTCAATGAAGAGATAAACCCGTCAAATAAGTTAACTAATGAACTTGTAAATGAAGTGAGCTGTACAAATTTTTATGCACAAAACAAATTGAACAAATTTCTATCTCCGCTCGGCATTGGTTTATATCTCATCAACCGTGACATGGTAGTGATCTGGACCAACGACAAGATGTCACAACTCTTTCCATATCAAGACCAAATAGGGGAACTATGCCATAAGGTATATCGTAATAGAGATACCACATGCCCTCAATGTCCAGCCATAGAGAGCTTCAACGCAGGAAAAATTGGACACACTGACTACTATAATCCGGCAAATCGGAGATGGTTTACTATCAGTGCGCAGCCTGTGCAGGAAAAAACTGGGGAGATACATCAGGTCCTGATGGCGATCACCGACATTACCACACGCAAACGCGTAGAAACAACCTTGCTTGAGAACGAAGCTCGTCTTCATGGCGACCCTAAAACTGTTCTTGAACGAGAAGGTGGTCATGCCAATTTAGAAATTTCCGACTTCATAGATATTGATGCATTGCAAGCCATGATGGATAATTTTCACAAAATAACAGGTATGGTCTTTGCTCTGCTTGATCTAAAAGGCACAGTTCTTATTGCCTCAGGATGGCAAGACATATGCACACGCTTCCACAGAGTCCATCCAGAAACAGCAAAATACTGTCGTGAAAGTGATGTTGAACTTTCCAAAGGTATCCTCCCAGGAGACTACAAACTTTATCGATGCAAAAACAATATGTGGGACATTGCAACTCCTCTTATTGTTGGCGGAAAGCATGTCGGCAACCTTTTCATGGGCCAATTTTTATTTGATGATGAAGAAATTGACAGAGAATTTTTTCGCCAACAAGCTCAAAAATATGGATTCGATGAGTATGAATACCTGGCTGCTTTAGATCGTTTACCTCGATGGCGTCGCGACACCATAAACACCATGATGCGCTTCTACTCTCAATTGGCTGAGATGATAGCATCTTTAAGCTATGGCAATATAAAGCTCACCTGCTCTATGAACGAAAAAGACGCTCTTTTTGAGCAGTTGCGCCAAAGCCAGGAACGCCTCTCGCTCGCTGTAAAGGGCACACGGGTCGGACTATGGGATTGGCGGGTGCAGACCGGCAAAGTATTTCTCAATGAAGAATGGGCCAGCATGGTGGGATATACCTTAAAGGATCTTCAGCCTCTTTCAATCCAAACGTGGACATCGCTTTGTCACCCTGAGGACTTGAAGGACGCAGAGGCATTGCTCCAAAAACACTTTCAGGGTGAAACGAAATTCTA encodes:
- a CDS encoding IS1595 family transposase, whose product is MALGVQGSKAKKRGLSKEQIPVLVVEDGRGNHFDQVLESVDQSTIGVILPQLLSDESLLCTDGAHVYSSVAKDYKIPHESVRFAKHGYVKERVFHVQHVNTYDSRLKTWMTRFKGVATKLTQLPWLGDECLSELETSCLQSGSSQWLWGKFNTNRGQILVKIHC
- a CDS encoding IS5 family transposase, yielding ADCSKALSLIQGINALFLIADKGYDTQKIVDEALRRNMTPVIPPRRNRKEQRKYDKYIYKLRHLVENAFLYIKQWRGIATRYAKMTTSFLAAVQIRCLFWWLTIS